GGGCAGTAGCATCTGGGCGTTGCAACCCTTGGCGATAAAGACTGCGGGCATAGCGTACTTCCCGTGTTGCCACATCATCATCAACTGTAAGTAGCTGGCAGTAGTTACGGGTAATCCAGTAAGCACGACTATCACCCACATTAACTAAATAAAGTTCGTGGGCATTTTCTGATTGCCACCCAGCAGCAGTTTGAATGCGTTGTGGGATTTGGGTAGCCATGACGATGGTTGTAGCCATACGTTGGGTGCCTGTACGTTTTTGTTCGTCATTACAATTGCAAATAATGTTGTTGATTACCCGCAAACTAGCTTCTAATTGTTGTTGCAATAAATCTGGCGGTACAATCTCGGCTTGTTCGGTAACTTCTTGTAATAAAGCGCGAATTTGCAGTTTCACAGACTGCACTGCTAATTGACTAGCAACTTCACCGCCTTCATGCCCACCAATACCATCGCAAACGATCGCTAAGCGTGGTAGTAATGAATCAGCGATCGCGTTGTTGTCATGAGGATAGCAAGTATCTTCATTTTGTATCAGTGCTTCTGCTCCTTTATCGGTTGCACCAGCTACTTTGATGCTTAAAGGTAATTCCGCCGCAGACGTCAATAATAAAGCATTCAGTTGAGTAGCAATATCTTTTAACTGTGCCTCACCACTACACATTTGTTGGACTATTTTTTGCAAGTCTCTTGCCACTTGGGTTTTGGCAGTAACTACCAAAGGTTGCCAACACTCTCCCAAATGCTTTAAGCTTGACTGTCCTGACTGCTGAAGTTGTAACAGTCGCACACACCAACCTTGCACTCTTAAATTATTTGGTATTAGCAAACTAGTTGCTACTCCTAGTTCTGACAAAGGCTGCCACAATTGCAGAATTTGCCATAGCCAGTAAACTTGTCTAACTGCCGTTGCTTGCTGCCATGCTTTTGTTAATGCTGGGTAAAGATTTCCTGCTTCATCTATAGGCACATTTTCCAGCAAGAGAATATCATCTGCTGCTTCTGTTTGAGAACTAACAAATCCATAAACTTGAGGTAGGTGTAACCGTTGTTGATATAACCGCAGGTAAGGAATAATTTCTTTTGGTATTGCCCCAGGTATGTCTGGTAACTTTCCTGGTTGAGTATCCAGCCAAATCCGAGGTGCAATAACTTCATATCTATCAGCTACTTTTTCTCCTTGAGGAATTGTACCTGCTGATGACCCAATTACCCAAAGATAGCAGTGAATCAGGGGAGTTTGACAATTTGTACAAACACGGTTATCAACAGGGTTGATGGGGCGAGTACAGATAGGATTAGGACAATTAATTATTTGTTGAGTCGAAATCATGCAAGTGTAAATATCTAGGTAAATTGATAGGTGAAGTTCGATTAAATTTAGCTGCCAAAAATTAAAATTTTAGACTAGACTGGATTTACTGGTTTACTTTTAACACTAGTTAATTAAAAGTTGAAAATTTTTACGTAAAAATTTTAGTACATCACAGTAGAAATAATTAAATAAATATAATGTTTAGGATGGCGCTATGCCAATTTCTACCGCAATGTGGTTGTCGAGTTCTACCCTCATCTGGCTGCTGGTAGGGGCAGGTTTGTGCTCAATAGAACTGTTTTTGCCAACAGCTTTTGTTGCTTTGATGATGGGAATTAGCGCCTTTGTGGTGGCGCTACTATCTCCAGTGATTTTAGGAAAATTATGGCTGCAATTAGTGGTTTGGCTACTGCTTTCTGTAGTGCTAATTGTGCTTTGTCGTCGTTTAGTAACACCAGTACGAGGTAAGTCAAAACTTCAGGATGCAACCACTGCTGAAACTTTAACAGAAATATCACCTGGAAAAGCAGGAAGAGTATTATACGAAGGCAATTCTTGGCGGGCGCGGTGTTATGATGACCATTTAGCGATCGCACCAAATCAAAGAGTTTATGTAGTCAGGCGTGAAGGCACAACTCTAATTGTCATGCCAGAATATTCTTCACTTCAATAGTTTGTGGTTAATGGTTAGTGGTTAGTGGTTATAAATCAGTGAAGAGTTAACAGTGAGTAATAAATTTGATAACTGATAACTGATTTATTCACCTACTTAAAATAAGGAGATAAATAATGGAACCTTTGTTTTTTCTTATAAGTTTAGTTTTAGGTGGTTCGGTGGTAGCAAGTTCTGTGAAAGTAGTTAACCAAGGCAATGAAGCTTTGGTTGAACGCTTAGGTAGCTACAATAAAAAATTAGAACCAGGACTGAACTTTGTTGTTCCTTTCATGGATAGAATTGTCTTCCGTGAAACTATCCGAGAAAAAGTTTTAGACATTCCCCCACAACAATGTATTACTCGCGATAACGTCAAAATTACCGTTGACGCAGTAGTTTATTGGCGCATTGTTGATATGGAAAAAGCTTATTACAAAGTGGAAAATCTTCAAGCCGCGATGGTGAATTTGGTGATGACACAAATTCGTGCGGAAATGGGCAAACTAGAACTAGATGAAACCTTTACCGCCCGTTCAGAAGTAAATGAACTTTTATTGCGAGATTTAGATATTGCTACCGATCCTTGGGGAGTAAAGGTAACGCGGGTAGAACTAAGAGACATTCTTCCATCTCAAGAAGTGCAGCAGTCGATGGAATTGCAAATGTCGGCGGAAAGACGTAAAAGAGCAGCAATTTTAACTTCTGAAGGTGAACGAGAATCAGCTATTAACAGTGCTAGAGGTAAAGCAGAAGCACAAGTTTTAGAGGCTGAAGCCCGTCAAAAAGCAGTGATTTTAGAAGCAGAAGCGCAACAAAAAGCCCTAATTCTCAAAGCCCAAGCCGAACGCCAGCAACAAGTTCTTAAAGCCCAAGCTATTGCTGAGTCTGCGGAATTAATTGCCCAAAAAATTAAAACCAACCCTACAACTCCCAAAGCCTTAGAAGTTCTGTTTGCCTTAGGTTATCTGGATATGGGCGCAACTATTGGCAAGAGTGATAGCAGCAAAGTTATGTTTATAGATCCGCGTACAATTCCTGCTACCTTAGAGGGCATACGCTCCATTGTTTCAGATTCTCCAGCAGATTCTGCCCAGATTTTGGACAACCAGACATCAAATATAAATACAAATGGTCTTGGCTGAGATAATTCCGAACAGGGTACAAGTCCCCAGATTCCCCAATCCAAAATCAGACGGCTATTCCATCGCAGCTTGAGCCATATGGCATTGTTTACACAAACCAAAAAACTCTAGGGTATGGTAAAAAATTTTAAAATTATGGGTGACTTGCAATTGCGTTTCCAGTTCATGGACTGGACACTGATTAATTGGAATCGAAGTACCACATTGTAAACAGGTGAGATGATGCTTATCTTGCTGCGCCAAGCTATAAAGGGCTTCACCGTTAGCCAATGTCCGCACTTGCACCATACCTTCCAGTTTTAAGGCTTCTAGAGAGCGGTAAACTGTTGCTAAACCCATACTTTGATCGCGGTTACGCAGTTCCACGTAAATATCCTGGGCAGAAATGCCTTGTTTGATGGTTTTGAGAAGATTCAGAATCCGCTCTTGGCTACGGGTACGTATAACTTTCATAGACACTATCTTGAAAATGGTAGCAAGGGTAAAGCTATGTCTTGGCTAACTTATAGCTTAACGCCGATAACTTGTAATCTTTATTGTCGCTGAACTGCAACATAAAGATATAGTATGAGCGTAGCAGCATTCAACGAAAGTCAGTGCAAAGGAAATATCGAGCCAAAATTTTTGTCACACTCCGTCCTTCAGTTTTAGATCCTGCTGGTGTAGCAGTGCAATCTGGGCTGAAGCAGTTAGGATACAATAACGTGGAACAAGTGCGGATTGGTAAGTATATAGAAGTCACCCTAATTTCACCAGATGAGAATTCTGCGCGTCGAAATCTGGATCAGATATGTGATCAAATGTTAGCAAATCCAGTGATTGAAAATTACCGCTTTGAGTTGATTGAAGTGGAATCACAGACGGGAGTGATTTAAAAAGATGGGGAGTGTGGGGACAAGGGGGACAAGGAGGACAAGGGAGAAATTACCTATTTCCTGTTAAGAGTTCCCTCTTACTAATGACAAATGACTAATGACCATTGACAATTGACTCTTGACTAAAAATGAAATTTGGTGTTGTTGTTTTTCCAGGTTCTAATTGCGATCGCGATGTTGCTTATGTTACCAGGGACATCTTAGGGCAACCAACTCGCATGGTTTGGCATCAAGATACAGATATTGCTGATTTGGATGTGATTATTCTCCCTGGTGGATTTAGCTATGGTGATTATCTGCGCTGTGGTGCGATCGCTCGTTTTTCACCCGTGATGCAACAAGTTATTGAACATGCACAAAAAGGTAAATTTGTCCTCGGTATTTGTAATGGTTTTCAGGTATTAACAGAAGCAGGATTATTGCCAGGAACATTGACAAGAAATCGGGATTTGCATTTTATTTGCGATCGTTCTTCCTTGAAAGTCGAACGCAGTGATTTAGCTTGGACACAAGCTTACTTTAGTGGTGAAATTATCACTTTACCGATTGCCCACGGAGAAGGACGATTTTATGCAGATAGACCGACATTAGCAGAACTTGAAGATAATGGTCAAATAGTATTCCGCTACCAAGGTGAAAATCCCAACGGTTCGCTCAAAAACATCGCCGGTATTTGCAATACTACAGGTAATATCTTAGGGATGATGCCACACCCAGAGAGAGCCGCAGATCCCGCTCTTGGTGGTACAGATGGGTTGAAGTTATTTGCTGGGTTGTTAGAAAAAGCAGTTGTGGCAGCAGGAGTTTAGTACATTAGTACAAATTTAAGCCTATAGATAGGGTATTCCTCGTATTTGCGAATCTAAGCTGAGGTGTATTCAGTGATGCAAATCGAGGAAATTATTATGTCCGGTGGACATGCTAGCCATAAAGGCACTTCTGCTAAACCCAATGTCAACGCTAGTGGACTCACAAATGCTGCTGACGATGCTACGGAAAATCCGCAAGAAGTTGTAGGGAATCGTACTGACTCTTCAAGTAGAACGGATGAAGCGACGGTAAATCCTGCTGCTATTGAGCGTCCGCAAGAAACGGATGAGCAAGAGTAGGGTTTGGCTAATTGAGAGTAAACATAGGGACACCAATACGGTTCGGATAAGACAAATCGATCTACATTAAACCCTGTAGAGACGCGAAATTTCGCGTCTCTACAACCCTGAATTCTTACGAAAAATTCTAACCGAACCGTATTGGTAAGGACACAGTATTGCTATGTCCTTTATTGTGCTAAATATTTAATTTTATATTTAAAAATGATTTAATTATGACATCATATCAGTCTCTGTGAGATATGTTTCCACTTATGATAATTTTTTGCTTGCCTGGCAACAAACAGTAAATACATTACGATGAACCGTGGAATTCCTCAAGTTAGTAATGCTTCTATTTTTCTTGCTAACTTATTTTCAAATCTTTAATATAACCGTAAGACCCTGTATCTAATGGACAACAAGAGGTAAGTCCTCAATTATAAACAGACAAATTAAATTTGTTTCTTTACCCAATTCCGAAATTTTTGTGTCATCCCCATCACTCCAACTCTTTGACTTTCCTCCAAGAATCGCGCAATTTCAATTAAAGGTAACTGGAGGAAAGTTGGCGAATTACTACACTTAATATATTGCTCCTGTTGTAATTGATAAATTCTCAGCACACCTTTTTCATAACCCAAAGTTCCGGGACACCCAAAGAAGCATAAATTTGCAATTTATCCAAAGACGAACTAGTTAAATTATTTTCCACTACTAAATCAGGAGGTGGATCGCAATTCAAGTCAATTTCTGATTTGTTCCTTACCCATGCTTTGTTCTGGATATAGTAGCTACTATCGGGTTCTGCACCTTGCAGCAAATCTTTACGTTTAAGAGTAGTGAAACCAGCAGAAAAAATTTCTAAATTCAACTCTTCCCCAAGTACAAAAATCAGACGTTCAATTTCCAATATTCCTTGGTCGTAATATAGTCTAGAGGTTCTATCCTCTCCCATCTCAGCTAGTATGGTTTCAAAAGTCTGCCAGCTAATATTTCTCAAGACAACCCTTTGTGGTGAGGGAGTGCGTGTAGTTACCATTGCTTGATAAGATGCAGTTAAGAAAGATTAATTGGAAATGCTCTAAATTGTATCTGGATCAATATTTAACTCTCGCAATTTAGCAGCTAATCTTTCGGATCTACTTAATGCTAATTCTTTCTGCTGACGTTCAGACTCAGCTTCTTCTTCAGGTGTTGGAACTAACTGTTCTTCAGGTGTAAAAAAACGCAATAAACCCTGATGAATACCTAAATATAAACCTAGCTGCTGACTCCATAAATGCCCTTGATTATTTGCTTCTAAGGGTAGATACTTGCCGTCTACTAAATGAAAACCAGCGAATTCTAATGTGTATGGATCGAACCAAAAATAATCGGGTGTGCGGAAGGTATTTTGGTAAAGTTTTTTCTTAAATTCTTTATCAATATTAGCTGTGGATTCAGAGAGAATTTCCAGAATTACATTCGGATATTTGCCATCTTCTTCCCACACTACCCAACTTTTACGAGTTTTGCATTCCGTGTCTAGCACAACAAAAAAATCTGGTCCTCGGAAATCTTGTGATTTACTTTTACTGAGGCTGTAGTAAATAGTCAGATTGCCAGCAGCATAGAAATCAGTTCTGTCTCGCCACAACCATTTTAGACATTTAAGTAAGAGCATGATTTGCTCTAGATGCAGTTCAGTTTCCAAAGGAGGCTCATCGCTGTATAAATCACTTGGGGGAAGGATAACATCTTGTGGGATGCCTTGGGGAGAGTCTAATTCTTTGGCAAGGGACATGGTTCGGGCATCAGGTATTTATGGGTTTATTTTATCGTTGTCAGTGGAGTGATCGCATTTGCTGCTCTGGTAGGTTAGAAAGCCACCCATAACTAAAGTTTTCATTGATATAGTATGACCTTCTGCCTTCTGCCCTCAGCCTTTTTTTGTAAGAGTTTTGACATAAAAACAGTATTGTAAAATAGAAAAAGTAGGATTCGGAGGACCAGTTCACTGGTCAAATACGCTTATCGAGACTATTTTCGGTAATCTTCAGGGTTTAAAATCCAGCCAGCTAAAGCAACTACAGCGGCTGTACCACCAACGCATTCCAGGCGATCGCATCACTACGCCAGAGTTTGCCCAGCGTTTGGCAGCTATTAGTACAGAAATCAATCAACCTGTATGTACCTATCTCAATCGGCGTGGACAAGTGATCCGTGTCGGTGTAGGTACTCCGCGTCAAACGCAAATTCCACCGTTGGAATTGCCCCGTTACGGTGCGGAACGACTTAGCGGTATCCGTTGTATCGCCACGCATCTCAAATCAGAACCGCCTAATGAAGCGGCACTGACATCAATGGCATTACAACGGCTTGATGCATTAGCTGTCATAAATATTACAGGAACAGGATTTCAAAAACGGGGTGGTGGGGCTACAGGATATGTCAAAGAAGCATATTTAGCGCACCTGACATCACAAGAGTCCCGCGCCTTAATTACTAGTCCCTCTTTGAAGGTGGAAAATGGCAATGTTTTATCCCCAAGTTGGAACGTATCACCACCAATGAGTCTGGATGCACTGGCAAAACAGGACTTAATTGATTTAGTAGAAGGACTGGAAGAGGAGTTCCGACGAGAATTTGTCGCCCAAGAGGTAGATACTGACCATGACCGCGTGGTAATCGTTGGAGTGATGACCGACGACCTGTCATCCCAACAATTCCATGACATCGTGGCAGAATTAGGACGGTTAGTGGATACTGCTGGCGGAGAAGTATTACAAACATTATGGCAAAAGCGATCGCGCATTCATCCACAAACAGTAGTTGGTGAAGGTAAAGTACAAGAAATAGCCCTCACAGCCCAAACACTGGGAGCTAATCTTGTAGTCTTTGATCGCGACCTTTCACCTTCCCAAGTCCGCAACCTAGAGACTCAAATTGGTGTCCGAGTCATTGACCGCACAGAAGTAATCTTGGATATCTTTGCTCAACGCGCCCAATCCCGTGCTGGTAAATTACAAGTAGAACTAGCGCAGTTGGAATATATGCTGCCACGGCTAAGTGGGAGAGGACAAGCCATGTCTCGACTCGGTGGTGGTATAGGTACTCGTGGTCCTGGTGAAACTAAATTGGAAACCGAACGCCGTGCTATTAGTCGGCGTATTTCTCGTCTACAACAAGAAGTAAATCAGCTACAGGCCCATCGAGAACGGTTGCGACAACGGCGACAAAATCGAGAAATTCCTTCAGTAGCTTTGGTTGGTTATACAAACGCAGGTAAGTCTACCTTGTTGAATGCCTTAACAAATGCCGAAGTTTATACCGCCGACCAATTATTTGCTACCCTTGATCCTACCACACGCCGCTTAGTAGTTCCTCATGCAGCAACTAGTGAACCCCAAGAAATTCTTATTACAGACACAGTAGGTTTCATCCATGAATTACCTGCATCGTTAATGGATGCCTTTCGCGCCACTTTAGAAGAAGTCACAGAAGCTGATGCCTTAATACATTTAGTAGATTTATCGCATCCAGCTTGGTTAAGTCACATTCGTTCAGTGAGGGAAATCCTGGCTCAAATGCCAGTCACTCCTGGTCCAGCACTAGTTATTTTTAACAAAATTGACCAAGTAAGTAGTGAAGCCTTAGCTCAAGCAAGGGAAGAATTTCCTTTAGCAGTATTTATTTCTGCAAGCAAGCGCTTGGGATTAGAAACTTTACGTCAGCGTCTTGGTCAACTAGTGCAATACGCTACTTCCTCTCAGTAAATACGTAGCTTTATCCCATGTTCAAAATTCCAGCTGCTTTAAAAGCAAAGCTCAGGAGTCATATTATTTCACGCTGCTCATGTAAATAATCTAGATGTAGAGACGGTATTATTTGCGTCTCTACAAAACTTATTTGTATCAAGCATTTTGTAAACCAGCATGAGACTATATCTAGTTTAAATATATACTTTAATAAAATCCGCTTAGGTGGACTTTTTTTCAGGTGTCCTCATCTTCACCTTATGATGTAAAAAGTTATAATGTTGCTGAAAACAGTATCAAGGCTGGCTCTTATAGTGGGTTAGATTTACAGATTAGCCCAAAACTGTTTAATTTTGGTGTTTTTAAATAACGTGAGTTAGCGCATAAATTCATAGCGAATTTCTTTAGTAAAACTCTGCGCTCCTTTGCGCTTTCCTTCGCGCCCCTCTGCGTTTAAGGTCGCTACGATTTTACGCAAAGCTGTACTTAGTCTGATAATATTTATTGAACTCATTTTAAATATAGGCTTAGATATGCATTAGATTTTTAAGCCAATTTTATTTTTATGATTACATCTACCAGATAGTAATCTTTCCTTACTCAATTTTATTTACCTATTCTTAATTTGTACAAATATTACATTTTATAATCCTTTTACTTTCCTAAAGCTGATAATCTGGATTACAGAAAAAGAATGTTTCCAAACTAGATTTGCTACGAGGCAAAAATTTAAGATGCTAAAGGCTAGCTTAACTTATTTTCTCTAGATATATCTAACGGTAAATACTGAAAATATTTTTTATAGCTCATAAATTTTTATCGGTGCAATTGCTGAGGTGAACTGTACTGCAACTCGAATATTATCAATTTGTTACGCTACTAGATGCAATTCAATATAAGTTTTATGGGCTAAGTGTTTGGATGAGTTTGTTATTATTTTTTAGTAACATACTCACCAGCAAATGCCCTTATACAAATTATAAACCAATACGATTCAGTTAGCAGAACTTAATTATTTCAGTCCCGCTAAATCACCATTTTTAAGAGAGACTTAATTCATATATCCTCCCTTTCCCAAGGGTAATAGGGTGGCTCGCAGCCTTAACTTAACCGTATTGAATTAGAAACTGTAAGTAAAAGTAAATACTTATAGCTTTTCCTTTAAATAGTTTTTCGACTTAACAATATCTGTATGTATTTATTGACTAACTTTCACTAAATTGATAAATAAAATACCCAAGTAAAACGTTAATTTATTTCATGCATTAAGTTTCTACAACTCATAAAGTCTAAAATTCAAAATACTAACCCTGTATCTGCTTTGAATTGACAAAAATGGGATGAATCACCCACAGCTTGCAATAACATTCTAAAATTTAAGAAATATTAAATAAAGTTGAGGGCGTTATGGCTGCGAAAGTAGAAATTTACACTTGGAGTACTTGCCCATTTTGCATCCGTGCTAAAAGCTTACTGAAAAAAAAGGGGGTAGAATTCATTGAGTACAGTATTGATGGAGATGAGGCAGCACGAAATAAAATGGCTCAAAGAGCAAATGGAAGACGCTCTGTGCCACAAATTTTCATCGATAATGTTCATGTTGGTGGTTGTGATGACATCTACGCTTTAGAAGCCCGAGGTCAGCTAGACAATTTATTAGCTTCTAGCAATAGCGTATAGATGGAAGAGTTCGATGGTGTTTTGCTTGGGGGGCGATCGCAAAACTTGTTTAAACATCAGGAGATAGTCTAAATTAAATGACTGTGGAATTTGCTGGCAATTGAGGCAGAAAGTGTGAAACTGGCTTTTATCATTGATCCTATCCAGACTCTTGACCCTTGTCACGACACAAGCGTCGCATTAATGGAAGCAGCCCATGTCATGGGACATGAAGTCTGGATCACCCAAGCGAATTTACTAAGTGTGGTAGCAGGACAAGCTTGGGCCATTTTAGAACGCATGGAACTCATGCCTATTGAACTAGTGGAGGGACGCTGGGTAGCAGCAAATCCTTGGTACAAACTAGGCGAACGCATCTGTATGTCTTTAGAAACAATGGATGCCGTATTTATGCGGACAGATCCACCCGTTACAGTTTCCTACCTTTATGCCACCTATATTTTGGACTACATTGACCAAAACAAAACTTTGGTAATCAATAGTCCCAGTGGTATCCGAGGGGCAAACGAAAAAATGTATGCCCTCCAATTTACTAAAGTAATACCAGAAACCATTGTCACTGCTGATAAACAGACTATCCGAGACTTTGTGGAAGCAAAAGGCACAGCAGTTCTCAAACCACTAGGTAATAAAGCTGGTGAGGGAATTTTAATTTTGCAACCGAGCGATCGCAACCTCAATTCCATCATCGAACTCAGTACCTTTCAAGGTCGAGTACCCGTCATGGTACAAAATTTCATCCCAGAGGCCAAAGAAGGAGACAAACGGATTATTCTACTAGATGGCAAACCAATTGGAGCAGTTAATCGCCTTTCTGCTGGTGATGAATTTCGCAATAACATGGCAACTGGTGGCACAGTTGCCAAAACCGAAATTACTTCAAAAGAATACGAAATCTGCTCCGAAGTTGCCGAAATCTTACGTAAAGATGGCTTAGTTTTTGTCGGAATCGATGTAATTGGTGGTTATCTGACCGAAGTCAACGTCACTAGCCCTACTGGGATACGCGAAATAGACCGATTAAATGGCACTCGTCTTGGTCATTTGGTTATTCGATGGATCGAACAGACAAAAAATTTATAAATTATTAATATGAATTATGAAATTTTTTAACGTTCATAATTCATCATTCCTCTGTAATTTCCCCTGCACC
Above is a genomic segment from Fischerella sp. JS2 containing:
- the purS gene encoding phosphoribosylformylglycinamidine synthase subunit PurS; the protein is MQRKYRAKIFVTLRPSVLDPAGVAVQSGLKQLGYNNVEQVRIGKYIEVTLISPDENSARRNLDQICDQMLANPVIENYRFELIEVESQTGVI
- a CDS encoding Fur family transcriptional regulator, with protein sequence MKVIRTRSQERILNLLKTIKQGISAQDIYVELRNRDQSMGLATVYRSLEALKLEGMVQVRTLANGEALYSLAQQDKHHLTCLQCGTSIPINQCPVHELETQLQVTHNFKIFYHTLEFFGLCKQCHMAQAAME
- a CDS encoding SPFH domain-containing protein, producing the protein MEPLFFLISLVLGGSVVASSVKVVNQGNEALVERLGSYNKKLEPGLNFVVPFMDRIVFRETIREKVLDIPPQQCITRDNVKITVDAVVYWRIVDMEKAYYKVENLQAAMVNLVMTQIRAEMGKLELDETFTARSEVNELLLRDLDIATDPWGVKVTRVELRDILPSQEVQQSMELQMSAERRKRAAILTSEGERESAINSARGKAEAQVLEAEARQKAVILEAEAQQKALILKAQAERQQQVLKAQAIAESAELIAQKIKTNPTTPKALEVLFALGYLDMGATIGKSDSSKVMFIDPRTIPATLEGIRSIVSDSPADSAQILDNQTSNINTNGLG
- a CDS encoding Uma2 family endonuclease: MSLAKELDSPQGIPQDVILPPSDLYSDEPPLETELHLEQIMLLLKCLKWLWRDRTDFYAAGNLTIYYSLSKSKSQDFRGPDFFVVLDTECKTRKSWVVWEEDGKYPNVILEILSESTANIDKEFKKKLYQNTFRTPDYFWFDPYTLEFAGFHLVDGKYLPLEANNQGHLWSQQLGLYLGIHQGLLRFFTPEEQLVPTPEEEAESERQQKELALSRSERLAAKLRELNIDPDTI
- a CDS encoding NfeD family protein produces the protein MPISTAMWLSSSTLIWLLVGAGLCSIELFLPTAFVALMMGISAFVVALLSPVILGKLWLQLVVWLLLSVVLIVLCRRLVTPVRGKSKLQDATTAETLTEISPGKAGRVLYEGNSWRARCYDDHLAIAPNQRVYVVRREGTTLIVMPEYSSLQ
- the grxC gene encoding glutaredoxin 3, producing MAAKVEIYTWSTCPFCIRAKSLLKKKGVEFIEYSIDGDEAARNKMAQRANGRRSVPQIFIDNVHVGGCDDIYALEARGQLDNLLASSNSV
- the hflX gene encoding GTPase HflX, which codes for METIFGNLQGLKSSQLKQLQRLYHQRIPGDRITTPEFAQRLAAISTEINQPVCTYLNRRGQVIRVGVGTPRQTQIPPLELPRYGAERLSGIRCIATHLKSEPPNEAALTSMALQRLDALAVINITGTGFQKRGGGATGYVKEAYLAHLTSQESRALITSPSLKVENGNVLSPSWNVSPPMSLDALAKQDLIDLVEGLEEEFRREFVAQEVDTDHDRVVIVGVMTDDLSSQQFHDIVAELGRLVDTAGGEVLQTLWQKRSRIHPQTVVGEGKVQEIALTAQTLGANLVVFDRDLSPSQVRNLETQIGVRVIDRTEVILDIFAQRAQSRAGKLQVELAQLEYMLPRLSGRGQAMSRLGGGIGTRGPGETKLETERRAISRRISRLQQEVNQLQAHRERLRQRRQNREIPSVALVGYTNAGKSTLLNALTNAEVYTADQLFATLDPTTRRLVVPHAATSEPQEILITDTVGFIHELPASLMDAFRATLEEVTEADALIHLVDLSHPAWLSHIRSVREILAQMPVTPGPALVIFNKIDQVSSEALAQAREEFPLAVFISASKRLGLETLRQRLGQLVQYATSSQ
- a CDS encoding protein phosphatase 2C domain-containing protein, which encodes MISTQQIINCPNPICTRPINPVDNRVCTNCQTPLIHCYLWVIGSSAGTIPQGEKVADRYEVIAPRIWLDTQPGKLPDIPGAIPKEIIPYLRLYQQRLHLPQVYGFVSSQTEAADDILLLENVPIDEAGNLYPALTKAWQQATAVRQVYWLWQILQLWQPLSELGVATSLLIPNNLRVQGWCVRLLQLQQSGQSSLKHLGECWQPLVVTAKTQVARDLQKIVQQMCSGEAQLKDIATQLNALLLTSAAELPLSIKVAGATDKGAEALIQNEDTCYPHDNNAIADSLLPRLAIVCDGIGGHEGGEVASQLAVQSVKLQIRALLQEVTEQAEIVPPDLLQQQLEASLRVINNIICNCNDEQKRTGTQRMATTIVMATQIPQRIQTAAGWQSENAHELYLVNVGDSRAYWITRNYCQLLTVDDDVATREVRYARSLYRQGLQRPDATALTQALGTKDGELLRPLVRRFILEEDGILLLCSDGLSDNNLVEQAWRDYAVPVFTGELTLEEAVHAWIKLANQKNGHDNVSVVLAHYRLSPDYLVPVTQKKLQIEVVEEKQVEIVAEEPQSEESELAASSQVLLELDISPISETSNTTQHQQKPLVLLLGLLALLLGGATVGLFAWQQLQPQTFQQMCRQLSQKVQQLCLPQK
- the purQ gene encoding phosphoribosylformylglycinamidine synthase subunit PurQ, whose protein sequence is MKFGVVVFPGSNCDRDVAYVTRDILGQPTRMVWHQDTDIADLDVIILPGGFSYGDYLRCGAIARFSPVMQQVIEHAQKGKFVLGICNGFQVLTEAGLLPGTLTRNRDLHFICDRSSLKVERSDLAWTQAYFSGEIITLPIAHGEGRFYADRPTLAELEDNGQIVFRYQGENPNGSLKNIAGICNTTGNILGMMPHPERAADPALGGTDGLKLFAGLLEKAVVAAGV
- the gshB gene encoding glutathione synthase, translated to MKLAFIIDPIQTLDPCHDTSVALMEAAHVMGHEVWITQANLLSVVAGQAWAILERMELMPIELVEGRWVAANPWYKLGERICMSLETMDAVFMRTDPPVTVSYLYATYILDYIDQNKTLVINSPSGIRGANEKMYALQFTKVIPETIVTADKQTIRDFVEAKGTAVLKPLGNKAGEGILILQPSDRNLNSIIELSTFQGRVPVMVQNFIPEAKEGDKRIILLDGKPIGAVNRLSAGDEFRNNMATGGTVAKTEITSKEYEICSEVAEILRKDGLVFVGIDVIGGYLTEVNVTSPTGIREIDRLNGTRLGHLVIRWIEQTKNL